One Qipengyuania aurantiaca genomic region harbors:
- the fmt gene encoding methionyl-tRNA formyltransferase — translation MRIIFMGSPEFAVPTLQALVDAAHEVVCVYTQPPRPGGRRGKELTKTPVHQLAERLGIEVRHPTSLKSAEEQEKFAALDADVGVVAAYGLILPQAVLDAPKHGCLNVHASLLPHWRGAAPIHRSIMAGDEVTGVTIMQMEAGLDTGPMLATVRTPVEDKTTGELTEELAELGAQLMVGTLIDLDALHAVEQDDGAATYAKKIDKAEARIDWSRTAEEVVRHIHGLSPFPGAWSEVDGARVKFLRAEVGEGSGEAGTVVDDDLTIACGDGAIRPLRLQRAGKPAMDRAEFQRGNAIEKGATLS, via the coding sequence ATGCGCATAATCTTCATGGGATCGCCGGAATTTGCCGTGCCGACGCTGCAGGCGCTGGTCGATGCCGCGCATGAGGTGGTGTGCGTTTACACCCAGCCGCCCCGCCCCGGCGGGCGCCGCGGCAAGGAACTTACCAAGACGCCCGTCCACCAGCTGGCCGAAAGGCTTGGCATCGAGGTACGCCACCCGACTTCGCTCAAATCGGCTGAGGAACAAGAGAAATTTGCAGCGCTCGATGCCGATGTCGGCGTGGTCGCGGCCTATGGCCTGATCCTGCCCCAAGCGGTGCTCGATGCGCCGAAGCATGGTTGCCTCAACGTCCATGCCTCGCTGCTGCCGCACTGGCGCGGGGCGGCGCCGATCCATCGCTCGATCATGGCAGGCGACGAGGTGACCGGCGTGACGATCATGCAGATGGAAGCGGGCCTCGACACCGGCCCCATGCTCGCCACCGTACGCACGCCGGTGGAAGACAAGACCACCGGCGAACTGACCGAAGAACTGGCAGAGCTGGGCGCGCAATTGATGGTCGGCACGCTGATCGACCTCGACGCGCTGCACGCGGTGGAACAGGACGACGGCGCGGCGACCTACGCCAAAAAGATCGACAAGGCCGAGGCGCGGATCGACTGGTCGCGCACTGCCGAGGAAGTGGTTCGTCATATCCACGGTCTCTCACCCTTCCCTGGCGCGTGGTCGGAAGTGGACGGAGCGCGGGTCAAATTCCTGCGCGCCGAGGTAGGCGAAGGCTCGGGAGAGGCGGGGACGGTGGTCGACGACGACCTCACCATCGCTTGCGGCGACGGCGCGATCCGCCCCCTACGCCTCCAGCGCGCAGGCAAGCCCGCAATGGACCGGGCGGAATTCCAGCGCGGCAACGCTATCGAGAAGGGCGCCACGCTATCGTGA
- the recR gene encoding recombination mediator RecR, protein MASQEIETLASALARLPGLGPRSARRAVLWLVKRRESALPALLEALATVGEALVECDTCGNVDTTNPCGICADPRRDGKGLCVVEDVADLWALDRAKLFTGKYHVLGGKLSALDGIRPEDLNIASLLSRVEEGGVDEVVLAMNATLEGQTTAHYLAERLEDFPVRITQLAHGLPVGGELDYLDEGTLAQALRARRPLG, encoded by the coding sequence ATGGCATCGCAAGAGATCGAGACGCTGGCCTCCGCGCTGGCCCGCCTTCCCGGCCTCGGCCCGCGCAGCGCGCGGCGCGCCGTGCTGTGGCTGGTGAAACGCCGCGAAAGCGCGCTGCCCGCGCTGCTCGAAGCGCTTGCCACGGTGGGCGAGGCGCTGGTTGAATGCGACACTTGCGGCAATGTCGACACCACCAACCCCTGCGGCATCTGCGCCGACCCGCGCCGCGACGGCAAGGGACTGTGCGTGGTGGAGGACGTGGCCGACCTCTGGGCACTTGACCGCGCGAAACTCTTCACCGGCAAATACCATGTGCTCGGCGGCAAACTGTCCGCGCTCGACGGCATCCGCCCCGAGGACCTCAACATCGCGAGCCTGCTGTCCCGGGTCGAGGAAGGCGGGGTGGACGAGGTCGTCCTCGCCATGAACGCCACCTTGGAAGGCCAGACCACCGCGCATTACCTCGCCGAGCGGCTGGAGGACTTCCCCGTCCGCATCACCCAGCTTGCCCATGGCCTGCCGGTGGGAGGCGAACTCGACTATCTCGATGAGGGCACTCTGGCTCAGGCGCTGCGCGCCCGCAGGCCGCTCGGCTAA
- a CDS encoding peptide deformylase — protein sequence MAIREILEVPDPRLKVVSEPVTEFDDELRTLVSDMFETMYDAPGIGLAAIQVGVPKRVLVIDLQPEDEDAEGEVCNHGGHEHVHYPTKKEPRVFVNPEILDPADELATYQEGCLSVPDIFADVDRPATCRVRYQDLEGETHEEELDGLMATCIQHEMDHLEGILFIDHLSRLKRNMALKKLKKLREAA from the coding sequence ATGGCTATCCGTGAAATTCTCGAAGTGCCGGATCCCCGGCTCAAGGTCGTGTCCGAACCCGTGACCGAGTTCGACGACGAACTGCGCACCCTCGTCTCCGATATGTTCGAGACGATGTATGACGCGCCCGGCATCGGCCTCGCCGCGATCCAGGTCGGCGTGCCCAAGCGCGTGCTGGTGATCGACCTCCAGCCCGAAGACGAGGACGCGGAAGGCGAGGTCTGCAACCATGGCGGTCACGAGCACGTCCACTATCCGACGAAGAAAGAACCGCGGGTCTTCGTGAACCCCGAAATCCTCGACCCGGCGGACGAACTGGCGACCTATCAGGAAGGCTGCCTGTCGGTCCCCGACATCTTCGCCGATGTCGACCGCCCGGCCACCTGCCGCGTGCGCTACCAGGATCTGGAAGGCGAGACACACGAGGAAGAGCTCGACGGGCTGATGGCCACCTGCATCCAGCACGAGATGGACCACCTCGAAGGCATTCTCTTCATCGACCACCTCTCGCGCCTCAAGCGCAACATGGCGCTGAAGAAGCTGAAGAAATTGCGCGAGGCGGCTTAG
- a CDS encoding DNA recombination protein RmuC translates to MELAVIAIVALVAGLGLGWFFGSRPVAEWRVRHGEREAQARASEDKLKDMTRDLATMSERAGRADELERKLEAEREAHGLLKEKAAGFDEQKRLLEESREKLLKEFENTGAKVLGAAQEKFLASASERFGHSEKANEEKLKALLSPVGERLARYEKQVAELEEKRTDAFGRLHQQITEMQRGQEEVRREAQRLGNSLTNAPKARGRWGERALQNVLEQCGLSEHTDFNLEQSIETDEGRLRPDAIVNVPGQKKLVIDAKVSLNAYQAAFEADDDEERRRHLDLHAKSMRNHVQTLGSKGYQSQFDDAPDYVVMFVPGEHFVSAALEHDPELWDFAFRNKVLLATPTNLVAIARTVAQVWRQDTIAREAVEIGKAGAELYDRLAVAAEHMKRVGGGLESAVNNYNKFVGSFERNVLSAGRRLHDKGIEIGKREIEEIPLVEANPRYNAEDAAQIEDGSAEKREAAE, encoded by the coding sequence ATGGAATTGGCTGTTATCGCAATCGTCGCGCTGGTCGCGGGTCTTGGTCTCGGATGGTTTTTCGGGTCGCGGCCCGTCGCCGAATGGCGTGTCCGTCACGGAGAACGCGAAGCCCAAGCGCGCGCGAGCGAGGACAAGCTCAAGGATATGACGCGGGACCTGGCGACCATGTCGGAACGGGCAGGTCGCGCGGACGAGCTGGAACGCAAGCTTGAGGCCGAGCGTGAGGCGCATGGCTTGCTCAAGGAAAAGGCCGCCGGGTTCGACGAACAGAAACGCCTGCTCGAAGAGAGCCGCGAGAAGCTGCTGAAGGAATTCGAGAACACGGGCGCCAAGGTGCTGGGCGCGGCGCAGGAGAAATTCCTCGCCAGCGCCAGCGAACGGTTCGGCCATTCGGAAAAGGCGAATGAGGAAAAGCTGAAAGCGCTTCTGTCGCCCGTCGGGGAACGACTGGCCAGATACGAAAAGCAGGTTGCCGAGCTGGAGGAAAAACGCACCGACGCCTTTGGTCGCCTCCACCAGCAGATCACCGAGATGCAACGCGGGCAGGAAGAGGTCCGGCGCGAGGCGCAGCGGCTGGGCAACAGCCTGACCAATGCCCCCAAGGCACGCGGACGCTGGGGCGAGCGGGCGCTCCAGAATGTCCTCGAACAATGCGGCCTGTCGGAACACACCGACTTCAACCTCGAACAGTCGATCGAGACCGATGAGGGACGCCTGCGGCCCGACGCCATCGTCAACGTGCCGGGCCAGAAGAAGCTGGTGATCGACGCCAAGGTCTCGCTCAACGCCTATCAGGCGGCCTTCGAAGCCGATGACGACGAGGAACGGCGGCGGCATCTCGACCTCCACGCAAAGTCCATGCGCAACCATGTCCAGACGCTCGGCAGCAAGGGCTACCAGAGCCAGTTCGACGATGCGCCGGATTACGTGGTGATGTTCGTGCCGGGCGAGCACTTCGTTTCCGCCGCGCTCGAACACGATCCCGAATTGTGGGACTTCGCCTTCCGCAACAAGGTGCTGCTGGCGACGCCCACCAATCTCGTCGCCATCGCGCGCACCGTGGCGCAGGTCTGGCGGCAGGACACCATCGCACGCGAAGCGGTGGAAATCGGGAAGGCCGGGGCGGAACTTTACGACCGTCTGGCAGTCGCCGCCGAGCATATGAAGCGCGTGGGCGGCGGGCTCGAAAGCGCGGTCAACAATTACAACAAGTTCGTCGGCAGTTTCGAGCGCAACGTGCTTTCTGCGGGCCGCCGCCTCCACGACAAGGGCATCGAGATCGGCAAGCGCGAGATCGAGGAAATCCCGCTGGTCGAAGCCAATCCGCGCTACAACGCTGAAGATGCAGCGCAAATCGAAGATGGAAGCGCAGAGAAGCGCGAAGCCGCCGAATAG
- a CDS encoding PilZ domain-containing protein, with amino-acid sequence MELRREERYSITTNGRYRKGTGVRFDIAIRNLSEYGCNFADLVGRVEVGDEITIRIGQIGPIESQVRWIEKRQVGVQFDQPLHPSVLDHIIAAGGRNEKAA; translated from the coding sequence ATGGAACTACGCAGGGAAGAGCGCTACTCGATCACCACCAACGGGCGGTACCGCAAGGGCACCGGCGTGCGGTTTGACATCGCCATCCGGAACCTGTCCGAATACGGTTGCAACTTTGCCGACCTGGTGGGGCGTGTCGAAGTGGGAGACGAGATCACCATCCGCATCGGCCAGATAGGCCCGATCGAATCGCAGGTCCGCTGGATCGAAAAACGCCAGGTCGGCGTCCAGTTCGACCAGCCGCTGCACCCTTCTGTCCTCGATCACATCATCGCGGCCGGTGGGCGCAACGAAAAGGCGGCGTAG
- a CDS encoding TrmH family RNA methyltransferase — protein sequence MAEYRRVITGFSNPTVKALRALREKKHRKREKKFLAEGLRLLTDARECGHVPETLVLADRRDPHPLLSALEEAVEASGGEVIETTPDILAKITGKDNPQAVAGVFAEFDTSLGALDRSHADIWLVAQALRDPGNLGTMLRTGDAIGAGGLILIDDCADPFSVEAVRASMGAVFTQHIAQADWGEFESWLREGEGQLVAASLRDAQPYRGAPYAAPCFVMVGNESRGLPEDYEMACDLRVTMPMKGHADSLNAAVAAAVLGYEVLAGLEHSPARGE from the coding sequence ATGGCCGAATACCGCCGTGTCATCACCGGCTTTTCCAACCCCACCGTCAAGGCGCTGCGGGCGCTGCGCGAGAAGAAGCACCGCAAGCGCGAGAAGAAGTTCCTCGCCGAGGGCCTGCGCCTGCTCACCGATGCGCGCGAATGCGGCCATGTGCCCGAAACGCTCGTGCTGGCCGACCGGCGCGATCCGCACCCGCTGCTTTCGGCCCTGGAAGAGGCGGTCGAGGCCAGCGGCGGCGAAGTGATCGAGACCACGCCCGACATCCTCGCGAAGATAACCGGCAAGGACAATCCGCAGGCCGTTGCCGGCGTCTTCGCCGAGTTCGATACCTCGCTGGGTGCGCTCGACCGCAGCCACGCGGACATCTGGCTGGTGGCGCAGGCGCTGCGTGATCCGGGCAACCTCGGCACCATGCTGCGCACGGGCGACGCCATCGGCGCGGGCGGGCTGATCCTGATCGACGACTGCGCCGATCCCTTCAGCGTCGAAGCCGTGCGCGCCAGCATGGGCGCGGTGTTCACGCAACACATAGCGCAGGCCGATTGGGGCGAATTCGAAAGCTGGCTGCGCGAAGGAGAAGGCCAGCTCGTCGCCGCCTCCCTGCGCGACGCCCAGCCCTATCGCGGCGCGCCTTATGCCGCGCCCTGCTTCGTCATGGTCGGCAACGAGAGCCGCGGCCTTCCCGAAGACTATGAAATGGCCTGCGACCTGCGTGTGACCATGCCGATGAAAGGCCACGCCGACAGTCTGAATGCAGCGGTGGCCGCAGCGGTCTTGGGATACGAGGTCCTGGCCGGGCTCGAGCATTCCCCGGCCCGCGGGGAATGA
- a CDS encoding HPr family phosphocarrier protein — MSEARKQVLVVNQRGLHARASAKFVGAVAEVPEGCKVRVAKGENEAAGGSILGLMMLGAAKGDTIEIIVEGAGADAVLADLSAMVEDGFGEP; from the coding sequence TTGAGCGAGGCAAGGAAACAAGTGCTGGTGGTCAACCAGCGCGGTCTTCACGCGCGGGCGAGCGCCAAGTTCGTCGGCGCGGTGGCCGAGGTGCCCGAGGGGTGCAAGGTGCGCGTCGCCAAGGGCGAAAACGAGGCCGCGGGCGGCTCCATCCTCGGCCTGATGATGCTGGGCGCGGCCAAGGGCGATACGATCGAGATCATCGTCGAAGGTGCCGGAGCCGACGCCGTGCTCGCCGACCTCTCCGCCATGGTCGAGGACGGTTTCGGGGAGCCCTGA
- a CDS encoding PTS sugar transporter subunit IIA — protein MIGMILVTHGKLAEHFIDAMEHVVGKQDGVATICIGPNDDMEQRRKDIADAIQAVDTGDGAIILTDLFGGTPSNLAISLLDTGRVEVIAGINLPMLIRLAGARKSMNVVDAVNAAQTAGRNYITVASEFLGQDLDSARKAS, from the coding sequence ATGATCGGAATGATCCTCGTTACCCACGGCAAGCTCGCCGAACACTTCATCGATGCGATGGAGCATGTGGTCGGCAAGCAGGACGGCGTGGCCACCATCTGCATCGGCCCAAACGACGATATGGAGCAGCGGCGCAAGGATATCGCCGACGCTATCCAAGCGGTCGACACGGGCGACGGCGCCATCATCCTGACCGACCTGTTCGGCGGCACGCCCTCCAACCTCGCCATCTCGTTGCTCGACACGGGCCGGGTGGAAGTGATTGCGGGGATCAACCTGCCCATGCTCATCCGCCTTGCCGGCGCGCGCAAGAGCATGAACGTGGTCGACGCGGTGAACGCCGCGCAGACCGCCGGGCGCAATTACATCACCGTGGCCAGCGAATTCCTCGGCCAGGATCTCGACAGCGCGCGGAAGGCAAGTTGA
- the rapZ gene encoding RNase adapter RapZ produces the protein MSAPGTRHRILLVTGMSGAGKSTALQVLEDMGWEAIDNFPLRLLPSLVETGSDTHGPVAIGFDSRTRGFVPAEVIAQAEALAAREDVELSTLFIDCSAAELERRYNETRRPHPMARERPVAGGIKAERELLEPLRSWAQVLIDTSTFGGNQLQQVVREQFASEEARPMTVTVSSFGFSRGMPPLADLLFDMRFIDNPHWVPELRELTGLDAPVAAHIEADPSFAPAFARISETLLELLPRYAAQDRSYLNIAFGCTGGRHRSVYSAEAAAEVLRKAGFSPTVIHRNLGDRPADPIERS, from the coding sequence GTGAGCGCCCCCGGCACGCGGCATCGCATCCTGCTCGTCACCGGCATGTCGGGCGCGGGCAAGTCGACCGCGCTGCAGGTGCTCGAAGACATGGGCTGGGAAGCGATCGACAATTTCCCGCTCCGGCTGCTCCCCAGTCTCGTGGAGACGGGAAGCGACACCCATGGCCCCGTCGCCATCGGTTTCGATTCGCGCACCCGCGGCTTCGTCCCCGCCGAGGTCATCGCGCAGGCCGAGGCGCTGGCCGCGCGCGAGGATGTCGAGCTGTCGACGCTTTTCATCGACTGCTCGGCCGCCGAACTCGAACGCCGCTACAACGAGACCCGCCGCCCCCATCCCATGGCGCGCGAACGGCCTGTGGCAGGCGGCATCAAGGCCGAACGCGAGCTGCTCGAACCGCTGCGCAGCTGGGCGCAGGTCCTGATCGACACCAGCACCTTCGGCGGCAACCAGCTCCAGCAGGTGGTGCGCGAACAGTTCGCCAGCGAGGAAGCGCGCCCGATGACGGTCACCGTGTCGAGCTTCGGCTTTTCGCGCGGGATGCCGCCGCTGGCCGACCTGCTCTTCGATATGCGTTTCATCGATAATCCGCACTGGGTGCCGGAGCTGCGCGAGCTGACCGGGCTCGATGCCCCCGTCGCTGCGCATATCGAGGCGGACCCGTCCTTTGCGCCGGCTTTTGCCCGCATTTCCGAGACCTTGCTCGAATTGCTGCCGCGCTACGCCGCGCAGGATCGCAGCTATCTCAACATCGCCTTCGGCTGTACCGGCGGGAGACACCGCTCGGTCTACAGTGCAGAGGCCGCCGCCGAGGTCTTGCGCAAGGCGGGATTTTCGCCCACGGTCATTCACCGCAATCTGGGAGACCGGCCCGCCGACCCGATCGAGCGCAGCTGA
- a CDS encoding HPr kinase/phosphorylase, with the protein MKTRLPNVTAVAIDGRGLLIAGEAGSGKSSLALALIDRGATLIGDDGLIIEDVDGYPLACPPKTTRGLLEVRNVGLVELPTCEAPIALVLQLTTLAPRYPMELATTKLAQTGIPVLLFRPGDATQALRAEFALGKHGLVVPEMGDRGEEAAQ; encoded by the coding sequence ATGAAGACACGGCTACCCAACGTCACCGCCGTCGCCATCGACGGGCGCGGCCTCTTGATTGCGGGCGAAGCGGGCAGCGGCAAGAGCTCGCTCGCGCTGGCGCTGATCGATCGCGGCGCCACGCTGATCGGCGACGACGGCCTCATCATCGAGGATGTCGACGGCTACCCGCTCGCCTGCCCGCCCAAGACCACGCGCGGCCTGCTGGAGGTGCGCAATGTCGGCCTCGTCGAGCTGCCGACCTGCGAAGCGCCGATTGCGCTGGTGCTACAGCTGACCACGCTCGCGCCGCGCTATCCGATGGAGCTGGCGACCACCAAGCTCGCCCAGACCGGCATTCCCGTGCTGCTGTTCCGTCCCGGCGACGCGACGCAGGCGCTGCGCGCCGAATTCGCGCTGGGCAAGCACGGCCTCGTCGTGCCCGAGATGGGCGACAGGGGTGAAGAGGCGGCCCAGTGA
- a CDS encoding sensor histidine kinase codes for MAEKGNVLRGDPRLEKLRWSRRLSLTSRILFVNVLPLVLLGGGVLYLDSYRKQLLDERFKLALVEAQITAEALAGATPQRQDALLIQIGKEQRLRIRVYGPEGNLESDSFQLAPPSFDLPEASEVDRADFAYRMDRWFDRVVGAPALPDYREPELDEAAAWPELVRAREESLTQIVLRDAPDGTHVINAAAPVGLDGDTLMITRNPADITQSVREARTNVALVVLLFLLVSTLLSFFLAQTIVRPLRELVQAAVRVRQGRDRQVEVPRLPDRRDEIGMLARAISDMTGALRHRIDAVESFAADVAHEIKNPLASLRSATESLGKVDDPELRAQLLDIATHDVRRIDRLVTEISDASRIDAEMSRTEFERVDMEELLRNTVASREARGENRDRKLTVEVDEANHCVAGVGMRLERVIENLLDNAVSFSPEGGAIDARLVRREGRVVLTVCDEGPGIPEEKREKVFHRFHSDRPEGEDFGNHSGLGLAIGRTIAEAHEGTLHVERRRDGGSGACFVLDLPAAR; via the coding sequence ATGGCTGAGAAGGGCAACGTCCTTCGGGGCGATCCGCGGCTCGAGAAACTGCGCTGGTCGCGGCGCCTGTCGCTCACCAGCCGCATCCTCTTCGTCAACGTCCTGCCGCTGGTGCTGCTGGGCGGCGGCGTCCTTTATCTCGACAGCTATCGCAAGCAGCTGCTGGACGAGCGGTTCAAGCTGGCTCTGGTCGAAGCGCAGATCACAGCCGAAGCGCTCGCCGGGGCGACACCGCAGCGCCAGGACGCGCTGCTGATCCAGATCGGCAAGGAACAGCGGCTGCGCATCCGGGTCTACGGACCGGAGGGCAATCTGGAATCGGACAGCTTCCAGCTCGCGCCGCCGAGTTTCGACCTACCGGAAGCGTCCGAAGTCGACCGCGCGGATTTCGCCTATCGCATGGACCGCTGGTTCGACCGTGTGGTCGGCGCGCCTGCCCTCCCGGATTACCGCGAGCCGGAACTGGACGAAGCCGCCGCCTGGCCCGAACTGGTCCGCGCGCGCGAGGAAAGCCTGACCCAGATCGTCCTGCGCGACGCGCCCGACGGCACCCATGTCATCAACGCCGCCGCACCGGTCGGTCTCGACGGCGACACGCTGATGATCACCCGCAACCCGGCGGACATCACCCAGAGCGTGCGCGAGGCGCGGACCAATGTAGCGCTCGTCGTCCTCCTCTTCCTCCTCGTGTCGACACTGCTAAGTTTCTTCCTCGCCCAGACCATCGTGCGACCCTTGCGCGAGCTGGTGCAGGCCGCGGTCCGCGTGCGGCAGGGGCGTGACCGGCAGGTCGAAGTGCCGCGCCTGCCCGACCGGCGCGACGAGATCGGCATGCTCGCGCGCGCCATTTCCGACATGACCGGGGCGCTGCGCCACCGTATCGACGCGGTCGAAAGCTTTGCCGCCGATGTCGCGCACGAGATCAAGAACCCGCTCGCGAGCCTGCGAAGCGCCACCGAATCGCTCGGCAAGGTCGACGATCCCGAATTGCGCGCGCAATTGCTCGACATCGCCACCCACGACGTGCGCCGGATCGACCGACTCGTCACCGAAATCTCCGACGCCAGCCGGATCGATGCGGAAATGTCGCGGACCGAATTCGAACGCGTCGACATGGAAGAACTGCTCCGCAACACTGTCGCCAGCCGCGAGGCGCGCGGGGAGAACAGGGACCGCAAACTCACTGTCGAAGTCGACGAGGCGAACCACTGCGTCGCCGGTGTCGGCATGCGGCTCGAGCGCGTGATCGAGAACCTGCTCGACAACGCCGTCTCCTTCTCGCCCGAGGGCGGTGCTATTGACGCGCGGCTCGTCCGGCGCGAAGGGCGTGTCGTCCTCACCGTATGCGACGAAGGGCCGGGTATCCCGGAGGAAAAGCGAGAGAAAGTGTTCCACCGTTTCCATTCAGACCGCCCCGAAGGCGAGGATTTCGGCAACCACTCCGGCCTCGGCCTCGCGATCGGACGCACCATCGCCGAAGCGCATGAGGGCACTCTTCACGTCGAACGCCGCAGAGACGGGGGCAGCGGCGCGTGTTTCGTGCTCGATCTGCCGGCGGCCCGATGA
- a CDS encoding response regulator transcription factor, with translation METEAGQGATPQDDDRTVIALVDDDRNILTTVSIALQAEGFATRVYSDGEQALSALLGNPPDLAIFDIKMPKMDGMELLRRLREHSPLPVIFLTSKDDEQDEEAGFQMGADDYIAKPFSLRLLLARIRAILRRSDARRPMPIEPGELAPEVIERGRLRMDPARHHVTWDGKPVSLTVTEFLLLEALAQHPGVIKSRNQLMDAAYPDDVFVDDRTVDSHIKRMRRKFRSVDGEFSAIETLYGAGYSYSDG, from the coding sequence ATGGAGACTGAAGCCGGACAGGGCGCTACGCCGCAGGACGACGATCGCACGGTAATCGCGCTGGTCGACGACGATCGCAATATCCTCACCACGGTCTCGATCGCGCTGCAGGCCGAAGGCTTCGCCACCCGCGTCTATTCGGACGGCGAACAGGCGCTGTCCGCCCTGCTCGGCAACCCGCCCGACCTCGCCATCTTCGATATCAAGATGCCCAAGATGGACGGGATGGAGCTGCTGCGCCGCCTGCGCGAACATTCCCCGCTGCCGGTCATCTTCCTCACCAGCAAGGATGACGAGCAGGACGAGGAAGCCGGCTTCCAGATGGGCGCCGACGATTACATCGCCAAGCCGTTCAGCCTGCGCCTGCTGCTCGCCCGCATCCGCGCGATCCTGCGCCGCAGCGACGCGCGTCGCCCGATGCCGATCGAGCCGGGCGAGCTTGCACCCGAAGTGATCGAACGTGGCCGCCTGCGGATGGACCCGGCCCGCCACCATGTGACCTGGGACGGCAAGCCGGTCTCGCTCACCGTGACCGAGTTCCTGTTGCTCGAAGCGCTTGCGCAGCATCCGGGCGTCATCAAGAGCCGCAACCAGCTGATGGATGCGGCATACCCGGACGATGTCTTCGTCGACGATCGCACGGTGGACAGCCACATCAAGCGTATGCGGCGCAAGTTCCGCAGCGTGGACGGCGAATTCTCGGCCATCGAGACGCTCTATGGCGCAGGCTACAGCTATAGCGATGGCTGA
- a CDS encoding phosphoenolpyruvate carboxykinase, producing MTTALSHSLAAQGIETAATIHPNLTSEELTAAALERGEGRRAKDGPLVVETGKHTGRSAKDKFIVRNAETEDTVWWDNNASMTPEHFAALKGDFMAAVADKSDLFVADLFGGSQPEYRVKVRVINELAWHNQFIRTLLVRPTAEELDGFTPEYTIIDLPTFQADPARHGTRSETVIAVNLEEKLILIGGTKYAGEMKKSVFGILNYLLPPKGVMPMHCSANIGPDGKSAVFFGLSGTGKTTLSADASRTLIGDDEHGWSDTAVFNFEGGCYAKMIRLDPESEPEIYATTKMAGTVLENVVMDENGEIDLDDNSLAENTRGAYPLSSIPNTSADNLGPPPSNVIMLTADAFGVLPPIARLTPDQAMYHFLSGYTAKVAGTEIGVTEPTATFSTCFGAPFMPRHPSVYGNLLKKRIAEGGAQGNVTCWLVNTGWTGGKYGVGSRMPIKATRALLNAALDGSLNDAEFRKDPNFGFEVPVSVPGVDSTILDPRATWDDKDEYDRTAHKLVQLFVDNFEPFAAHVDQGVRDAAPAAA from the coding sequence GTGACCACCGCACTTTCCCACTCGCTTGCCGCGCAGGGCATCGAGACCGCTGCCACGATCCATCCGAACCTCACCTCGGAAGAACTGACCGCCGCCGCGCTGGAGCGCGGCGAGGGGCGCCGCGCGAAGGACGGTCCGCTGGTGGTCGAAACCGGCAAGCACACCGGTCGCAGCGCGAAGGACAAGTTCATCGTCCGCAACGCCGAAACCGAAGACACGGTGTGGTGGGACAATAACGCCTCGATGACGCCGGAACATTTCGCCGCGCTCAAGGGAGATTTCATGGCCGCCGTGGCCGACAAGTCGGACCTCTTCGTGGCCGATCTTTTCGGCGGTTCGCAGCCCGAATATCGCGTGAAAGTGCGCGTGATCAACGAGCTCGCCTGGCACAACCAGTTCATCCGCACTCTGCTCGTGCGTCCGACGGCGGAAGAGCTTGATGGCTTCACGCCCGAATACACCATCATCGACCTGCCGACCTTCCAGGCCGACCCGGCGCGCCACGGTACGCGCAGCGAAACGGTGATCGCGGTCAATCTCGAAGAAAAGCTGATCCTCATCGGCGGCACCAAATACGCCGGCGAGATGAAGAAGAGCGTTTTCGGCATCCTCAACTACCTGCTGCCGCCCAAGGGCGTGATGCCGATGCACTGCTCGGCCAACATCGGCCCCGACGGCAAGAGCGCGGTGTTCTTCGGCCTGTCGGGCACCGGCAAGACCACGCTTTCGGCCGACGCCAGCCGCACGCTGATCGGCGATGACGAGCATGGCTGGTCGGACACGGCGGTCTTCAATTTCGAAGGCGGCTGCTACGCCAAGATGATCCGCCTCGACCCCGAGAGCGAGCCGGAAATCTACGCCACCACCAAGATGGCAGGCACTGTCCTCGAAAACGTGGTGATGGACGAGAACGGCGAGATCGACCTCGACGACAACAGCCTCGCGGAGAACACCCGCGGCGCTTATCCGCTGTCCTCGATCCCCAACACCAGCGCCGACAACCTCGGCCCGCCGCCGTCGAACGTCATCATGCTGACGGCCGATGCCTTCGGCGTGCTGCCTCCGATCGCGCGGCTGACGCCCGACCAGGCGATGTATCACTTCCTGTCGGGCTACACCGCCAAGGTCGCCGGCACCGAAATCGGCGTTACCGAGCCGACCGCGACCTTCAGCACCTGTTTCGGCGCCCCCTTCATGCCGCGCCACCCGAGCGTTTACGGCAACCTTTTGAAGAAGCGCATTGCCGAAGGCGGGGCCCAAGGAAACGTGACCTGCTGGCTGGTCAACACCGGCTGGACCGGCGGCAAGTACGGCGTCGGCAGCCGCATGCCGATCAAGGCCACCCGCGCGCTGCTCAACGCCGCGCTCGACGGCAGCTTGAACGACGCGGAATTCCGCAAGGACCCGAATTTCGGCTTCGAAGTGCCGGTGTCGGTTCCGGGCGTCGACAGCACCATCCTCGATCCGCGCGCGACGTGGGACGACAAGGACGAATACGACCGCACCGCACACAAGCTGGTGCAGCTGTTCGTGGACAATTTCGAACCCTTCGCCGCTCATGTCGACCAGGGCGTACGCGACGCCGCCCCCGCAGCCGCCTGA